The genomic DNA TTTAATATATCATTTACAATATTTTCAATCTTATTTTCTTCATCATCTTCAAAAGAAGGATTCCATTCAAAAGGAAATACTCTTTTTGGCACAGCATTTACATTAAATTCGCCATCATTAAAAATATAATCCTCATCATTTAATTTTAATGTTCCATTTGTAAATTCTAATAAAGTATAATCTTTCTCTATGCTTCTTGTAATAAACTTTAAAACACTGGCACAAATACTTTTACTAATTTTATTTGAACCAAATGCTTTATTACAATAATCTGTTATTTCTTTAATAGAAATATTTTTTATTTGCTCTTTACCTTTTGAATTTTTAATCTTAGCATAATACTTCAAGGTAGAATGATCAACATATAACTTTGCATATTGTTCTATTGAATCTACTAATAATTTTGTATTAGGCTGACCATCATTTTCAAGAATATTATAAATTTTACCATCAACAAATTTTTTAATATATTTTCCTTCATTAATATTTTTTATTTCTTTAGCAATATTTATTATATCATCAACAATATCATTGGGAAATAACTCCCTAAGTTTTTTAGTTTTAGTTAATTCCTTATTATTTTTTTTAAATATAGGTTTAATTAGAGATATTATTTTATTTCCATTCTCTTTTGCTTTTATAGAGCTCTCAATAATATAAATTATCTCATTATGGTATAATTTTTTATGACATAAGTAATTCACCAAACCAATAGCTTGTTCTTCTTTAAAACAATTCTTCTCTAGTATTTTTATTAATTTAATAAAAAGTCGCTCTTTATCTATTTTAGCTTTTTCTTCTTGTTCAAATAATTCTTTTCTTTTAGCATCAATTTCAGATTTAGTAGCTAAAACTACTTTCAAACTAGAATTATTATTTATAAAAAGGGTTTCATTTTTATTCATAAAAATCCTCCTCTAAATAATTGAAAAATATTTATATTACAAGAAAGATAGTTATAATAGAGGATATTGAAAATTGTAGGTTCTGTAGGTAGCATTACTAACACTTTAATATCCTCATTATCACTTTTACAAGTCTCACATCTTTTATATTCATTATTTACTCTTTTTAAAATACTTAAATTATTTTCAATCTTCTTTTTTAGTGTCATTTTGATCACCATTATAATTTTTCAAATTTAATTAATTACATTCTAAACTTTGGTGATATAGCGCTAAAATCACAAATAATAATTTGAACTAGAGTATATATAGACGTTAGAAAAGTACCCTAAAAACAAAAATATATACCTAACTTTTACACAAAAAATTAAAAAAAATATAATTGAGGATGACTCATAATTACAAATTCAATGAACAAAAGTCTAAATTTAGAAATATTTTTGAACAAAATATTATATAATAAAATTTTTTAAAAATTATTCATTTTAGTATATATACTAATTGAACAAAAATAATTGTGAGTCGACCTCTAATTCTAATAAAAAATAATAAAAAAAGAAATAAACAACTAAAAAATAATAAAAAAGAAAAAAACCACTTAAAAACAAATTTTATAAAACAATGAAAAAAATAAAGGTTAAAGAAACAATTATTCAATGTATTTTAATTTTTTCATAATATAAGTTCTAACATGCTTTTCACAAAAATCCACATCAAATTCATCCTTTATTAATTTTTTAACATCTTTAACAGACATATTATGAGATATTAAATCTTTCAATATCTTTAAATCATCATAAGAAAGATTAGGTTTGGGGCCACCAAAGTTACCAACATCAAATAAAACATTAAAATTTTCAGTATTAGAGTTATTCCATATTTTTTGCCAAATATAACCAGTTCCTCTAGAAACTCCTGCTTTTTTTGATGCTTCAGCAATTGAATATCCTTTAGACCTATATTTTATAAAATAAGCTCTTTTAATAACTTTTTTAAAATAAGCATTATTATAAAAGATTAAATCCAACTTTTTAATCGAAGTCTGATCTTCTTTAAATCCAATTTTTTCTCTAACCATAACAATAAATTAGTATTTTATAGTATAAAAGTTAGGTACATAATATTATAATAATATTCTATTAACTATTCTACTTTCCATAATTAACTGATTTTTTAGTGTTAAAATGAATAAAAACATCCCCCCTTTCTTCATCATAATAAACTTTACAATTTCCAGTTCTATAATCTAATTTTCTTGCAATATTAATAGGCACTATAAGTCTACCTTTTGTTATACTACCATTAGGACCCTTATCCAAAGTAATTTTACTAGAACTCTTCTTATATCCTTCTAATATACTTAAAAATTCTTCATCTGGATTTTCATAATATTCTTTTAGAATTTCCCAATTTGAATTTTTATTGTTTTCCTCACATCTATTTTCAAGCTCTTTATGTGTTAAAGAAAGTAATTTTTCACTATAAATTTCCATAATATGAAATGGATTATATCTTATAACTGTTTTAAAATACTTATCATCTTGAAAAATCATTTCTTTCATATAAAACCCAAAATATTTACTAGGCCCTCCTAAATAATCTTTACCTTCTTTATCTAAATGCCAAGTTCTAATAATTTTTTCTCTAAAAACATTACAATCTTCCATACTAAAATCCCCCTATATTAAATTATATAATCAATGATAATATTTGTAAAAAAAAAATTTAACTAAACAAATTTTCGATTCAAAAATAAAATCTAAGTATTATATTGAGAAAAAAAATAATTCTCAATACATCTAACTAAAATGTTTCTAAATTCTAATATTTAAGCTTTCTTTTCTAAAAATAAGCTATTAAAATAAATACAAAGGAATTATAATATTATATATTGAAAAATTAAAGATTCTTAGCTAACTTTATTTAATATATCCTCTATCTTATTTTCATTAATTCCTTGCTCACTTAATACATTTCTCAACTTATCATATTTTAATTTTTCATAGCTTAACTCATCTTCTAAATCTAAGTATTCTTTAGACTTAATATCATTTATTTTAGTCTTATTAGTACTTAAATGAGGTATTAACTGACAATAAAATTCTTTCATTACGCTTTTTCTTATTTCTTCATATGCTATTTCTAATCTTGTAACAGCATGACCTGATAAAACTTTAGATTTTTTATAATCACTAGTATAATGTTTTACTGTTGAAATAAAGAATTTCCTCAATGCATGCGCATGGAAAAATCTTTTACCTTCATCATTACGGTAGAACCATCTATCATTAATTTCGCTGAATAGCCAAATTACACCATGTTGAGTTAAAGCTTTTTTATACTGAGACAGGAATAAAGGTTCATTTTCTTTTATATTATCTCTGGTTTTTAGGTATTTTATTATGTATTCGGTTGCTTCTGGTGTGTTGAATGTCATGCAGATATTATTAGTTTTTTTAGTTTTAATGGGTATAAAATCCCAACAAGGAATAACATTCTTATAATTTCCATCTAGTAAATCCTCTATACTATCTCCGTTATGATAGTCAATAGTAGCATTAGTAAAATCAGACACTTTAAAGTTTCTCATATCGCTACTTCTTACTCCTGATGAAGCCATTAGTAATAGTATGGCTTTATTCCTTACTGAAGTATTATCAACAGCCAACCTAATATCTTCTAGATTAGGTATATCTCCTTCCCTAATAATCTTAGGAGGAATATTAATCTCAATCGGACGAGGCAAAGTTATATTATATTCACGATAAAAAGCTCTCAGACAACCCAATTTATAATTAATAGTAGAATCAATAATATTCTTCTTCAATAAAGATTCATAATAATTATAAAGATAAGAAGTAATTTTCCTATCATCAATATCCCTAATACGAGGCACATTATTAACTAAGTATGGTTGTTCTTCTTCTTTAGCTTCAACAATAAGTTCAGATGGAGTTTTACCCGTAATCTCATACACTTCAGTTAAAGTCTTTATATAATGATGCTCCCTAGATTCAGATAAGTTCTTTCTAAGAAACATCTGCTTAAGTTTAATATCATTCGAAATCATAATATTATATTCATTTTCATCATATAAAAACTTACAAAAAGTCTTAAAATTCCTAAAAGTGAATAAAAAATTAGCAGATTAGAAATTTATATAAAATTAAAACCTTGAAAGAAATAATATAAAAATTAGTTAACATTTCGTTATAGGTAAATATAAACAAATTAATATTATAATAAGCTAAATATTAACTATTAAAACTAAACATAATATGGGAGGTATTTCTATTTATGAAGTATATGATGATATAATGGAAAAATTAAAGGAAAGGGGATGTATAGAAATAACTCAGACAGAAAATGGAAAACTTATAGATGATTTTATTATAGAAGAGGAGGTAAGCAAAAAATTTTTCACTTTTTTAGTTGAAAATAACCTTAATAGATATTTATTTGGACTTATATTGAGAACAAAATCAATGAATATTGATAATATTCCTTTTTTCTATAAATATTTAAACAAAGATACTCTTAAAAACAAAATAAAGGAAAGTTGTATTAAAAAAATAGAGTGTTTTAATTGTAATCATTTACTTTTTAGAGAACATATCGATGATATTGGATTTGATGAAGAGGACATCACTTGTCCAAAATGTGGAGCTATCATTGAATTTAATTTCGATACTTTGAAAGATGATTTTGATATAAATAGAAATGACCTTATAAAATTCCTAGAAAAATTAGAAAATATAGGGGTTTTCAAAAAAGATTTAAAATTTTATTGTAATAAATGCAAAAATACTCAAGAATATTCTGAAAACAAAGATTTAATCTGCAAATGTGGACATCAACGAGAAATTAAATATTATTACTCATCTAATTATGAATTTTTAAACAATGAGGGACATTGGTTTGAATGGTATGTATATACTATTTGTGAAGATATTTACGAAAGTGTGGAACATAATATCCATATAAGACATGAAAAAGATGGGAAAAAAGTTGAAAACGAGTTAGATGTTGTTTGTTTTGAAAACGAAACATTGATAGCTTTTGAGTGTAAAGATTATCTATCTAAAATTAAAACAGATGATTTATCAAGTATTCCTCAATTTTCTCATCTAATAGATGATATATATGTTGTAAGTTCAACAACAAAGATTAAAAATAATGAAAGAGACATTATTAATGAACTTTCTAATAAAGAAATTAAATATATTGAAGGAACTATTTTAGAACAAAAATTTTTCAGTCCTAAGAATGTTATAAGTCTTATCAATGAAAAAGAGTACATTAAAGCAACAAATATTTATACAAAACTTTCAAAAGAAAATAAAAAATCTTTGGTTGATACTATATTTTCTGAAATTAAAAATAATGAAAATATTGACTTTTTTAATTCACTTATTTTAATAATTGAAAGAGAAAAACATATCAACTCCATTTTTAAAAATACAAGACCAAAATTGGACTCTGTGATACAATTTGCAATTGATAATTTAAAAAATAATAAAAATGTAGGTGTTTCATATATATTCTTTGGTAACTTATTCAGGTATTATTCTAAGGAGTGCATAATAAAAGAAGAAAGGTTGAACATTTTAATCAATTGTGGTACTAATCATCTTAATCCACGTTCATTTAGTAACTATAATAATAGAAGACCATTCTTTAGACTTATTACAAATTTATTTAAAGAAGAATTTAACACTGATTTATTAACCTATGAAACATCAAAAAAATTTTTGCTAAAATTAATTCCCATGTTAGATGTATATTATTCCACTAATTCAAGAGCAGATGTTTTAAATATTTTTAAGAAACTTTGGAATTGTGTCGATGAAAATATAGAAAATAACTTAATATCAAAAACTTTTTCTGTATATAATAAGAGCAATCTTGGAACAAAAAATGTTATTAACAATTTTCTTACAGATAGTGAAATCTCTTTTTCGGAAGAAAATAAAGAAAAAATTGAAGATTTTTTCAATTGATATCTCATCATATGAAAATGAGCTTAAAATTTTATAAAAAATAGTTTGTTAAAACAGTGCATTTATCTTTAACAAGTTGTAGAAATTATTTGTATCCTAAAATAAGGTAAAAATAATTTAAAAGTCGTTAAAATGTCCTAATCCGTAGATCGAGGGTTCAAATCCCTCCCGGCCCGTTAACCACATTTTATTTTAAAAAATACTAATTTTTACATAATATACAATATAAGGGCTTGTGGCCTAGTCTGGATAAGGCGAACGACTCCTAATCGTTAGATCGCGAGTTCAAATCTCGCCAAGTCCGTTAACTATAATTTAATAGGAAGAGATTAGATTAAACACTGAATAAAATACTAATTTTCAAAATACTTAAATTATTCTCATAAAAGCTATTAATAAAAATACTAGTTTTAAAGTAGCTATTAATTTAAATTGAAGGAGTTATAAGTATAAGATATTGAGGTGAGAATTAAAAAATAGCTACTTGAAAAGTAAATTAAAGTATATTAAATTAAAATAATAAAAAAGAGAAAAAAAAGATAAAAATAAATAAATTTATCCTAAAAAGTTTAAATTTTTATTTTTTTCTGTATATTATTCCTAAGCTAGCTAAAATCACTAAAACAATGGTAATTATTGGTATTCCAGTTGGCTTCATCGCTGCTTTCACTGAATTATCACTAGTAGTAGTATTAGTGTTTTTATGTGAGTTTGTATTAATTGGTTTTGGAGTAGGTGGTTTTGGTGGTATAGGTTCTATAATTAGAGTTACAGTTCCAGTTGTATTGCTTGGTAGATATTCGTCATCACCTTCAAATGAAACATTAAAATCTAATATAATATTCTAAATACTGTTATTTATATTTATCGATTTAAAATACCCTAAAAAATAAAACAAAACTCATAAAAAATGTACTTTTAAAAACAAAAAACAAAAAAATATAAAAACAACGAAAATAAGCTAAATCCAACCTCAAAAAATAAGAAAAAATCTAGCACCCTAAATATATAATTAATGAAATAAATTATAAAAAATGAAAAGTGATTAGATTTTAAATTATAGCCAATGAAAAAAAGAAAAAATTATAATATTATTTATCAAGCTAATTTATTTTTATAACTGAAATAAAATCATCACTGAATGCCTTAATAGATATCATATCATATAAACGAAGTTGAGAATAGTAATTTTTATTGTCAATTTCTAAATTAATGAGTTTATTATCTTCAAGAACTTCAAATATGCCTTCATCGAAATCAATACAAATAATATAATTTTCTGCTTCTTTTAAAAAGCAAAGATTATTACTATTAAAACTATCTGAATTATTTTTATATATCTCATTTTTGAGTAACATAGCCTTAATTTTTTTATCTGCTATTACTTTATCCCCCACAAAAGCATTTATAAGAGAATCTATTATTTCTTCATCGTTATCTTCTTTTATACTTTTTATTAGATTATTTTCTTCGGCATATTTGATTAAATAATTAATAATATAATTAGTTTCTCTAATCATCAAATTATGTAATTCTTCAGTCAGTTTTTGTTTAAAATTTTGTTTTATTTTAAATTTAAGACCTTCACGTCTAGGTTTACCTACAGTAAGTGTTTCATTCATTTTTTCAATAGTGATATAAGAAGGACCTTCTGCCATTTTTTCATGCATTTTGAAAGGAATTATTTTTCTAAT from Methanobrevibacter arboriphilus JCM 13429 = DSM 1125 includes the following:
- a CDS encoding helix-turn-helix domain-containing protein, with translation MVREKIGFKEDQTSIKKLDLIFYNNAYFKKVIKRAYFIKYRSKGYSIAEASKKAGVSRGTGYIWQKIWNNSNTENFNVLFDVGNFGGPKPNLSYDDLKILKDLISHNMSVKDVKKLIKDEFDVDFCEKHVRTYIMKKLKYIE
- a CDS encoding tyrosine-type recombinase/integrase, whose protein sequence is MISNDIKLKQMFLRKNLSESREHHYIKTLTEVYEITGKTPSELIVEAKEEEQPYLVNNVPRIRDIDDRKITSYLYNYYESLLKKNIIDSTINYKLGCLRAFYREYNITLPRPIEINIPPKIIREGDIPNLEDIRLAVDNTSVRNKAILLLMASSGVRSSDMRNFKVSDFTNATIDYHNGDSIEDLLDGNYKNVIPCWDFIPIKTKKTNNICMTFNTPEATEYIIKYLKTRDNIKENEPLFLSQYKKALTQHGVIWLFSEINDRWFYRNDEGKRFFHAHALRKFFISTVKHYTSDYKKSKVLSGHAVTRLEIAYEEIRKSVMKEFYCQLIPHLSTNKTKINDIKSKEYLDLEDELSYEKLKYDKLRNVLSEQGINENKIEDILNKVS
- a CDS encoding Card1-like endonuclease domain-containing protein codes for the protein MEKLKERGCIEITQTENGKLIDDFIIEEEVSKKFFTFLVENNLNRYLFGLILRTKSMNIDNIPFFYKYLNKDTLKNKIKESCIKKIECFNCNHLLFREHIDDIGFDEEDITCPKCGAIIEFNFDTLKDDFDINRNDLIKFLEKLENIGVFKKDLKFYCNKCKNTQEYSENKDLICKCGHQREIKYYYSSNYEFLNNEGHWFEWYVYTICEDIYESVEHNIHIRHEKDGKKVENELDVVCFENETLIAFECKDYLSKIKTDDLSSIPQFSHLIDDIYVVSSTTKIKNNERDIINELSNKEIKYIEGTILEQKFFSPKNVISLINEKEYIKATNIYTKLSKENKKSLVDTIFSEIKNNENIDFFNSLILIIEREKHINSIFKNTRPKLDSVIQFAIDNLKNNKNVGVSYIFFGNLFRYYSKECIIKEERLNILINCGTNHLNPRSFSNYNNRRPFFRLITNLFKEEFNTDLLTYETSKKFLLKLIPMLDVYYSTNSRADVLNIFKKLWNCVDENIENNLISKTFSVYNKSNLGTKNVINNFLTDSEISFSEENKEKIEDFFN